A DNA window from Legionella sp. MW5194 contains the following coding sequences:
- a CDS encoding SDR family NAD(P)-dependent oxidoreductase produces MFVITGASSGIGRALAWELASRGKSVLAIGRREQQLSETAQFSSLIIGCTADVSTREGRGRIVAALNQVPLIEGLVHNAGIIDPIMPMSVIDEAAWEQTMATNLNAPLFLSQALLHKLQGGRVLHIGSGVAYFPVSGWAAYCVSKAGLSMLTRCWQLECEKTAFASVMPGIIDTDMQRLIRESQFMESDKVAFFKNLHQQNRLVSVETAAAFLAWLLLEVNPRTYASQEWDIYDKSHHPSWLFAPHHVPEWE; encoded by the coding sequence ATGTTTGTCATAACAGGGGCCAGCAGCGGCATTGGTCGTGCCCTGGCCTGGGAATTGGCCAGTCGTGGCAAATCGGTTTTGGCGATAGGCCGGCGAGAGCAGCAGCTATCCGAAACGGCGCAGTTTTCCTCTCTGATTATCGGTTGTACGGCTGATGTGTCAACCCGTGAGGGCCGTGGCCGTATTGTCGCTGCTTTAAATCAGGTGCCGCTGATTGAGGGCCTTGTTCATAATGCCGGTATTATTGATCCCATCATGCCGATGTCGGTCATTGATGAAGCCGCGTGGGAGCAAACCATGGCGACTAACCTCAACGCGCCGCTTTTTCTAAGTCAGGCCTTGCTGCATAAACTTCAGGGCGGACGGGTTTTACACATTGGCTCAGGCGTGGCTTACTTTCCGGTGAGCGGCTGGGCAGCGTATTGTGTTTCCAAAGCCGGGCTTTCCATGTTAACGCGCTGCTGGCAGCTTGAATGTGAAAAAACGGCGTTTGCAAGTGTCATGCCCGGCATCATTGACACGGACATGCAGCGACTCATTCGCGAATCGCAATTCATGGAAAGCGACAAAGTCGCATTCTTTAAAAACCTGCACCAGCAGAATCGGCTGGTTTCTGTGGAAACAGCCGCTGCGTTTCTCGCCTGGCTGTTGCTTGAAGTCAATCCCCGCACGTATGCTTCACAGGAGTGGGATATCTACGATAAATCCCATCATCCGTCCTGGCTGTTTGCACCGCATCATGTGCCTGAGTGGGAATAA
- the hutG gene encoding formimidoylglutamase: MLAGISHYLPPNPSLWRGREDSLPNERFFQHVTCIDIQSQPLSDQGSGTVITGFASDEGIRRNLGRTGAATGPQALRQELAKLACHFSASLIDIGDIVPNDALEQGQEELATVLDHCHQRGFKTLVFGGGHEIAWGHYLGLSQRYPRLGIINFDAHFDLRFPHQGSTSGTPFQQIAEFCQQKQRSFDYCCLGIQSSSNTESLFSLANKYKVSYLTAAQMNQNSFAWQTAFLDDFMLNHEAIYLTVCLDVFAESFAPGVSAPQALGLTPWQVLPLLKYITQTGKVVSIDIAELSPPLDQGQKTARLAAALAAQLLEFN, encoded by the coding sequence ATGTTAGCCGGCATTTCCCATTATCTACCCCCCAATCCATCCCTCTGGCGGGGACGTGAGGACAGTTTACCCAACGAACGCTTTTTTCAGCACGTGACCTGCATTGACATTCAGTCGCAACCGCTTTCCGACCAGGGGTCCGGTACGGTAATTACCGGTTTTGCCAGTGACGAAGGCATTCGCAGGAACCTTGGACGCACGGGAGCAGCCACCGGTCCTCAAGCACTTCGTCAGGAACTGGCTAAACTGGCCTGTCACTTTTCCGCCTCACTCATCGACATCGGCGACATTGTCCCCAATGACGCACTGGAACAGGGCCAGGAAGAATTGGCGACTGTGCTTGATCATTGCCATCAACGGGGTTTTAAAACCTTGGTTTTCGGGGGCGGCCATGAAATAGCCTGGGGACATTACCTTGGCTTGAGCCAGCGCTACCCCCGGCTGGGCATCATTAATTTCGACGCCCATTTTGATTTGCGCTTTCCCCACCAGGGCAGCACGTCCGGCACGCCCTTTCAGCAAATAGCAGAATTTTGTCAGCAAAAACAACGTTCATTTGATTATTGCTGTCTCGGCATTCAATCCTCCTCGAATACGGAAAGCTTGTTTAGCCTGGCCAATAAGTATAAAGTTTCCTATCTGACGGCGGCACAGATGAATCAAAACAGTTTCGCCTGGCAAACGGCTTTTCTGGATGACTTTATGCTGAATCATGAAGCGATTTATTTGACCGTTTGTCTTGATGTGTTTGCCGAAAGTTTTGCTCCCGGGGTCAGTGCGCCTCAGGCCCTGGGTTTAACCCCATGGCAAGTTTTACCCCTGTTGAAATACATTACGCAAACTGGCAAAGTGGTAAGTATCGACATAGCCGAATTATCGCCCCCGCTTGATCAGGGACAAAAAACGGCCCGATTGGCCGCAGCACTTGCGGCTCAGCTTCTCGAATTTAATTAA
- a CDS encoding DotI/IcmL/TraM family protein codes for MKKSMLCAGLLTILGASDYVNAADPAAVTTTTPVQGSSTPTEGTTQPNTNITQPTSSGVPQPTTPGATQPTTSGTQQPLPTQATQPTTSGTPQPTTPGATQPTTSGYPQSTTQPAAQPNNQNTTTQPVTVTQPSAAVAPTNLDCNYKIPATTTTIEEALVSKWAENAAEQAFDFDFNTIDTQLSALKNCFTDQGWQSFNDALQKSGNLNAIKTEKLTVSSMVDGTPTVTAIKDNQWKVTLPLQVVYQNEKEKLNQPLTLSLIVGRKITGDLGIMQMIAMPRQPMTNAPTNTATDAATPAPQPAQTTNPSPNQ; via the coding sequence ATGAAAAAATCCATGCTGTGTGCAGGATTACTGACTATTTTAGGCGCCTCGGATTACGTGAATGCGGCCGATCCCGCTGCCGTCACCACGACGACGCCGGTCCAGGGCTCCAGTACACCCACTGAAGGGACAACTCAACCCAATACTAACATCACGCAACCCACAAGCTCCGGCGTCCCGCAACCGACTACTCCGGGCGCTACCCAGCCCACCACCTCGGGAACCCAACAGCCCCTGCCGACTCAGGCCACGCAACCAACCACATCAGGCACGCCACAACCCACAACCCCAGGTGCTACGCAACCGACCACCTCGGGTTATCCCCAATCCACGACTCAGCCAGCGGCCCAGCCCAACAATCAAAACACAACAACGCAGCCTGTGACAGTGACTCAACCGTCGGCCGCTGTAGCGCCAACCAATCTGGACTGCAATTATAAAATTCCAGCGACGACAACCACCATTGAAGAAGCGCTGGTATCCAAATGGGCTGAAAACGCGGCGGAACAGGCGTTTGATTTTGATTTCAATACCATTGACACGCAATTGTCAGCACTCAAAAACTGTTTCACTGACCAGGGATGGCAAAGTTTCAATGATGCCCTGCAAAAATCCGGCAACCTCAATGCCATCAAAACAGAAAAACTGACCGTCAGCAGCATGGTGGATGGAACCCCCACAGTGACTGCGATTAAAGACAATCAATGGAAGGTGACACTGCCTTTACAGGTCGTTTATCAAAATGAGAAAGAGAAGCTTAATCAACCGCTGACCTTGAGTCTCATCGTAGGCCGTAAAATCACCGGCGACCTTGGCATTATGCAGATGATTGCCATGCCGCGCCAGCCGATGACCAATGCACCAACCAACACGGCCACGGATGCCGCCACCCCGGCGCCTCAGCCTGCTCAAACCACTAATCCAAGCCCTAATCAATAA
- a CDS encoding OmpP1/FadL family transporter, with the protein MRYPIITVCCLASFSAHANVLQYFAGISYSNPAELFKVKKNEVIIGGSGFYIDARFSGSVLNFNTFQYGSGSSDSKRVSLLPYGRIAKRVDSKMVFAVDITEPFHSNLVWGARDFTRYASTETLMTDVDVSPRFSYSITPKLYAGGGLNFNFLKNNETNWALPISPTQSSTLINRTAGFGVGYNTGLYYMINQTNFFGLAYYASIKQKTKGESLLNGMVNPNLQFNFRMPATTIINYVHIFNPKWLVSLQAFRTEWNANQFAKIRNTAAPPPIGPDFTFVMKYDPSWAFAGALRRQMSEKLGLTFIAIQDNGPEQDRLRTINFPSDTIYFGGLAADYRIGKNATVELLYARVFSKTLFNNTVNVNNQPIPFTTGRVRIHADVLDLRLKIQA; encoded by the coding sequence ATGCGCTATCCAATCATTACTGTTTGTTGTTTAGCCAGTTTCAGTGCTCATGCCAACGTGTTGCAATATTTTGCCGGCATCAGCTACAGCAATCCTGCGGAATTGTTCAAAGTCAAAAAAAATGAGGTGATTATAGGCGGCAGCGGCTTTTATATCGATGCCCGCTTTTCAGGAAGCGTGTTAAATTTTAATACTTTTCAATATGGCAGTGGCAGCAGTGACTCCAAACGGGTCAGTCTTCTCCCCTATGGCCGTATTGCCAAGCGTGTCGACAGTAAAATGGTTTTTGCGGTGGATATCACCGAACCCTTCCATTCCAATCTGGTTTGGGGCGCCCGCGACTTTACCCGCTATGCCTCCACTGAAACACTGATGACCGATGTTGATGTCAGTCCCCGTTTTTCTTACAGCATTACCCCCAAACTGTATGCAGGCGGGGGCTTGAACTTCAATTTCCTGAAAAACAATGAAACCAACTGGGCACTGCCCATTAGCCCCACCCAATCCAGCACCCTGATTAACCGTACCGCCGGTTTTGGGGTCGGTTATAACACTGGCCTGTATTACATGATTAACCAGACCAATTTCTTTGGTCTTGCCTATTACGCATCGATTAAACAAAAAACCAAAGGCGAGAGTTTGCTGAATGGCATGGTTAATCCCAACCTGCAATTTAATTTCCGCATGCCGGCGACGACCATTATTAATTACGTGCACATTTTCAATCCCAAATGGCTGGTGAGTTTGCAGGCTTTTCGTACGGAATGGAATGCGAATCAGTTTGCGAAAATACGCAATACCGCCGCCCCGCCGCCGATAGGCCCTGATTTCACCTTTGTCATGAAATACGATCCCTCCTGGGCTTTTGCCGGTGCACTGCGTCGTCAGATGTCTGAAAAACTGGGTTTAACGTTCATTGCCATTCAGGATAACGGGCCCGAACAGGATCGCCTGCGGACCATTAATTTTCCCTCAGATACCATTTATTTTGGCGGATTAGCCGCCGATTACCGAATTGGTAAAAATGCAACGGTGGAATTGTTGTATGCCCGGGTCTTTTCCAAAACCCTGTTCAATAATACGGTCAACGTGAATAACCAACCCATCCCCTTTACGACCGGACGGGTCCGTATCCACGCTGACGTGCTGGATTTAAGACTGAAAATTCAGGCTTAA
- a CDS encoding L,D-transpeptidase: MNKLFWAGLSVASVALTGCVEMDESTLITDDNGYVHRTIHYLRDKRGRDYFPLKAPATGKKQFIFDPKAYAWAAYDEEGNRVMTGAASGGQDFCEDVGEPCRTVTGTFRVYNKRGLECRSGEYPVDTKGGAKMPYCMYFYQGYTVHAAYEVPYGNSSHGCVRVFPSAAKWLNEQFMTIGTQVTILPYADEDEKKVN, encoded by the coding sequence ATGAATAAGTTGTTTTGGGCAGGCTTGTCTGTTGCCTCTGTGGCACTCACCGGGTGCGTGGAAATGGATGAGTCCACTTTGATCACCGATGATAATGGCTATGTGCATCGCACCATTCATTATTTAAGGGATAAGCGCGGCCGTGATTATTTTCCTTTAAAAGCGCCGGCTACCGGCAAAAAACAATTTATTTTTGACCCAAAAGCGTATGCCTGGGCTGCTTATGATGAAGAGGGCAACCGGGTGATGACAGGAGCCGCTTCGGGTGGTCAGGATTTCTGTGAAGATGTGGGTGAGCCTTGCCGTACGGTGACAGGAACTTTCCGGGTTTACAATAAGCGCGGTCTTGAATGCCGTTCCGGTGAATACCCGGTGGATACCAAAGGTGGGGCAAAAATGCCTTATTGCATGTACTTCTATCAGGGTTACACTGTGCATGCGGCTTATGAAGTCCCCTATGGCAACTCCAGCCATGGTTGCGTTCGTGTATTTCCCAGTGCAGCCAAATGGTTGAATGAGCAATTTATGACCATCGGCACACAGGTTACTATTCTACCGTATGCCGATGAAGATGAGAAAAAAGTAAATTAA
- the ettA gene encoding energy-dependent translational throttle protein EttA, whose translation MSDYIYTMNRVTKVVDNQRVILKDISLSFFPGAKIGVLGLNGSGKSTLLRIMAGVDTQFNGEARPKPGTKIGYLAQEPELDLTKTVREIVEEGVGEIKEKLRQFDEISMRFAEPMSDDEMNDLLAKQGDLQNYIETHGGWDLDRRLDVAADALRLPDWSAVIDKLSGGERRRVALCRLLLSNPDMLLLDEPTNHLDAESVAWLERYLEEFPGTVVAITHDRYFLDNAAEWILELDRGEGIPYKGNYTAWLEQKEARLAMEEKQQAAHERAIKAELKWVRTSPKGRHAKNKARLARFEEMNSKEFQKRNETNELYIPPGERLGELVIEASHVRKAFGDRLLIDDLNFKLPKGGILGIIGPNGAGKSTFLKMLTGRESPDSGEIIVGETVNLAYVDQMRDHLDDNKTVWEEISNGHDIMQIGSFQMPSRAYVGRFNFKGADQQKKMFQLSGGERNRVHLAKLLKSGGNVLLLDEPSNDLDVETLRSLEEAILNFPGCAIVVSHDRWFLDRICTHLMAFEGDSQVVFFEGNYSDYEADRKRRLGDEAARPTRIKYRRLSA comes from the coding sequence ATGTCGGATTATATTTATACAATGAATCGGGTCACCAAAGTCGTTGATAACCAGCGGGTTATTCTCAAGGACATTTCCTTGAGTTTTTTCCCAGGTGCCAAGATTGGTGTCCTTGGATTAAACGGCTCTGGTAAATCCACCTTGTTGCGCATCATGGCCGGGGTCGATACCCAGTTTAATGGTGAAGCACGGCCAAAACCCGGCACTAAAATTGGTTACCTGGCCCAGGAACCAGAACTTGATTTAACCAAAACCGTGCGTGAAATCGTGGAAGAGGGTGTGGGCGAGATCAAGGAAAAATTGCGTCAGTTTGATGAAATCAGCATGCGTTTTGCCGAACCCATGAGCGATGACGAAATGAATGATCTGCTGGCTAAGCAGGGCGACTTGCAGAATTACATTGAAACGCACGGTGGCTGGGATTTAGACCGACGTCTTGATGTGGCTGCCGACGCGTTACGTCTGCCGGACTGGAGTGCAGTCATCGATAAACTGTCCGGAGGGGAGCGGCGCCGCGTGGCCCTTTGCCGATTGTTGTTATCCAATCCCGACATGCTGCTTCTCGATGAGCCGACCAACCACCTTGACGCAGAAAGCGTGGCCTGGCTTGAGCGTTACCTTGAAGAATTTCCTGGCACTGTCGTGGCCATCACCCACGATCGCTATTTCCTCGATAATGCGGCGGAATGGATTCTTGAGCTGGATAGAGGGGAAGGTATTCCTTACAAAGGCAATTACACCGCCTGGCTTGAGCAGAAAGAAGCCCGTCTGGCCATGGAAGAAAAACAGCAGGCAGCTCATGAGCGCGCCATCAAAGCCGAACTGAAATGGGTTCGTACCTCACCCAAAGGCCGCCATGCCAAAAACAAAGCGCGACTGGCCCGATTTGAGGAAATGAATTCCAAGGAATTTCAGAAGCGTAACGAAACCAACGAGTTGTATATTCCCCCGGGGGAACGCTTGGGCGAACTGGTTATCGAAGCGAGCCACGTTCGTAAAGCCTTTGGCGATCGGTTGTTGATTGACGATTTGAATTTCAAACTGCCCAAAGGCGGTATTTTAGGTATCATCGGTCCCAATGGCGCCGGTAAATCCACCTTTTTAAAAATGCTCACCGGCAGAGAAAGCCCCGACAGCGGTGAAATCATCGTAGGTGAAACGGTGAATCTTGCTTACGTCGATCAGATGCGTGATCACCTGGATGACAACAAGACAGTCTGGGAAGAGATCTCCAATGGTCACGACATCATGCAGATTGGCAGTTTCCAGATGCCGTCACGAGCCTACGTGGGGCGCTTTAATTTCAAAGGCGCCGATCAGCAGAAAAAAATGTTCCAGCTTTCCGGAGGGGAACGAAATCGGGTGCATTTGGCTAAATTGCTCAAGAGCGGCGGCAATGTGCTCCTGCTTGACGAGCCCAGTAACGATTTGGATGTGGAAACCCTGCGTTCGCTGGAAGAAGCCATTTTAAATTTCCCGGGATGTGCGATTGTCGTGTCTCACGATCGCTGGTTCCTGGACAGGATCTGCACTCACCTGATGGCATTCGAAGGGGATTCCCAGGTTGTCTTTTTTGAAGGCAATTACAGTGACTACGAAGCGGATAGAAAGCGTCGCCTGGGTGATGAGGCTGCCAGACCCACCCGTATCAAGTACCGTCGTTTAAGTGCCTGA
- the tdh gene encoding L-threonine 3-dehydrogenase codes for MKSLVKAKREPGIWMEDVPVPEYGVNDVLIKIEKTAICGTDIHIYSWDEWAQATIPVPMTVGHEFYGVIAEVGSEVKGLKVGQRVSGEGHITCGMCRNCRAGKRHLCRNTLGVGVNRPGCFAEYLSLPASNVLVLPDNITGDQAAILDPFGNATHCALAFDMVGEDVLITGAGPIGIMAVAIARHIGARHVVITDVNDHRLELARKMGATRAVNVKYQNIKDVMEELGMTEGFDVGLEMSGNPMALNDMVRAMNHGGHVAILGIPPQETPIDWNQVIFKGLVMKGIYGREMFETWYKMIAMLQSGLNIAPVITHHFHVDQYQDAFQIMASGQSGKVILDWN; via the coding sequence ATGAAATCATTAGTGAAGGCAAAAAGAGAACCCGGTATCTGGATGGAAGATGTACCTGTGCCGGAGTATGGCGTCAATGACGTGTTAATCAAAATTGAAAAAACAGCCATTTGCGGTACCGATATTCATATTTATTCCTGGGATGAATGGGCACAGGCCACTATCCCTGTCCCCATGACGGTAGGCCATGAATTTTATGGGGTAATCGCTGAAGTTGGTTCAGAAGTCAAAGGCTTGAAGGTGGGACAGCGTGTCTCCGGTGAAGGCCACATTACCTGCGGCATGTGCCGTAATTGCCGTGCGGGCAAGCGTCACCTTTGCCGCAATACCCTGGGCGTCGGTGTCAATCGCCCCGGGTGTTTTGCCGAATACCTTTCCCTGCCTGCCAGCAACGTGCTGGTTCTGCCGGATAATATCACGGGCGATCAGGCGGCCATCCTCGACCCGTTCGGCAATGCCACCCATTGCGCTCTGGCGTTTGACATGGTTGGCGAAGATGTATTGATCACCGGCGCGGGTCCTATTGGTATTATGGCGGTCGCCATCGCTCGCCACATTGGGGCGCGTCACGTGGTGATTACCGACGTGAATGATCATCGTCTGGAATTGGCTCGCAAAATGGGGGCCACGCGAGCTGTCAATGTGAAATACCAGAACATCAAGGATGTAATGGAGGAGCTTGGCATGACCGAAGGGTTTGATGTCGGCCTTGAAATGTCAGGCAATCCCATGGCTTTAAATGACATGGTTCGCGCCATGAACCATGGCGGGCATGTGGCGATCCTGGGTATACCGCCGCAGGAAACACCCATTGACTGGAATCAGGTGATTTTTAAAGGTCTGGTGATGAAGGGTATTTATGGTCGTGAAATGTTTGAAACCTGGTACAAAATGATTGCCATGCTGCAAAGCGGTTTGAACATTGCACCGGTGATTACCCATCACTTCCATGTGGACCAATACCAGGATGCATTCCAGATTATGGCGTCAGGCCAATCGGGCAAAGTCATCCTGGACTGGAATTAA
- a CDS encoding glycine C-acetyltransferase — MLEQFTEYLQSELDTLKKEGLYKSERVISSQQQAAVEVQDREVINLCANNYLGLANHPHLIAEGQKALEKYGYGMASVRFICGTQTPHKQLEHAISRFLGKEDTILYSSCFDANTGLFETLLGPEDAIISDALNHASIIDGIRLCKAARYRYENNDMRDLEAKLIEAQNARFRLIATDGVFSMDGIIANLQAICELADRYDAMVMVDDSHAVGFMGETGRGTPEYCGVADRIDIVTGTLGKALGGASGGYTSANAVIVDWLRQRSRPYLFSNTLAPVIADTSIKVLELLSANQDLANKLKRNARYFRDGMSQLGFTLVPGEHPIIPVMLGDAALAGEMAARLLKEGIYVVGFSYPVVPKGKARIRTQMSAAHDIAHLDKAIEAFGKVGKELGVI, encoded by the coding sequence GTGCTTGAACAATTTACTGAATACCTGCAATCCGAGCTTGATACGCTTAAAAAAGAAGGTTTGTACAAATCAGAACGTGTGATCAGCAGTCAGCAGCAGGCAGCCGTTGAAGTACAAGACAGAGAAGTCATTAACTTATGTGCCAACAATTACCTGGGGTTGGCCAATCATCCGCATTTGATAGCCGAAGGTCAAAAGGCCTTGGAAAAATACGGCTATGGCATGGCCTCCGTGCGTTTTATCTGCGGCACCCAAACCCCGCATAAACAACTTGAGCATGCCATCAGCCGGTTCCTTGGCAAGGAAGACACTATTCTTTACTCGTCCTGTTTTGATGCCAATACCGGGTTGTTTGAAACCCTGCTTGGCCCGGAAGATGCCATTATCAGCGACGCATTGAATCATGCCAGCATCATTGATGGCATTCGTTTATGCAAGGCCGCCCGTTACCGCTATGAAAACAACGATATGCGTGATCTGGAAGCCAAACTGATTGAGGCCCAAAACGCACGTTTCCGTCTGATTGCGACCGACGGGGTCTTTTCAATGGATGGCATTATTGCGAATCTGCAGGCCATCTGTGAATTGGCGGATCGTTACGATGCCATGGTGATGGTCGACGATTCCCATGCCGTCGGTTTCATGGGCGAGACTGGACGCGGCACGCCGGAGTATTGCGGCGTGGCTGACCGCATTGACATTGTCACCGGTACGCTCGGAAAAGCCTTGGGCGGCGCGTCCGGCGGCTACACCAGCGCGAATGCCGTCATTGTCGACTGGCTGCGTCAGCGTTCACGACCCTACCTGTTTTCCAATACCCTGGCGCCAGTCATTGCCGACACGTCCATCAAGGTGCTGGAACTGCTTTCGGCCAATCAGGATTTGGCCAACAAGCTAAAACGCAACGCCCGTTATTTCCGCGACGGAATGAGTCAGCTTGGTTTTACCCTGGTACCCGGCGAACACCCCATTATCCCGGTCATGCTGGGCGATGCTGCCCTGGCGGGTGAGATGGCTGCGCGCCTGCTTAAGGAAGGCATTTATGTCGTCGGCTTTTCCTACCCGGTCGTGCCGAAAGGCAAAGCAAGAATCCGCACCCAAATGTCCGCAGCCCATGACATCGCGCATCTGGATAAAGCCATCGAAGCCTTTGGAAAAGTGGGTAAGGAATTAGGGGTTATTTAA
- a CDS encoding protein-L-isoaspartate O-methyltransferase, protein MSSQNARINMVKQQLRTGDVLEEAILDLFDMFSRHEFVPPAMKEFAYSDMQIPLAHGQKMMTPLEEGTLLQALALDGHETVLEVGTGSGYLTALLSRLCQKVISVDYYADLTNDARAKLEKYHCHNVELITGDGSRGWLDKAPYDVVLLTGAVDAVTETHRLQVLPGGKLFAIVGRAPVMQGRLYTLDHQGNWSDRLLFETNLPPLIDKLKPKEFVF, encoded by the coding sequence ATGAGCAGCCAAAACGCACGAATTAATATGGTCAAACAGCAGCTTCGTACAGGCGACGTCCTTGAAGAAGCCATTCTCGATCTTTTTGACATGTTTTCGCGACACGAGTTCGTGCCGCCAGCCATGAAAGAATTCGCCTATTCCGATATGCAGATACCGCTGGCTCACGGGCAAAAAATGATGACCCCGCTGGAAGAGGGTACTCTGCTGCAGGCATTAGCCCTCGATGGCCACGAAACCGTCCTGGAAGTGGGAACGGGTTCCGGATACCTCACAGCCCTGCTAAGCCGCCTTTGCCAAAAGGTCATTAGTGTGGATTATTATGCCGATTTGACTAACGACGCCCGCGCAAAACTTGAAAAGTACCATTGCCATAATGTTGAGCTCATCACCGGCGATGGCAGCCGCGGCTGGTTGGATAAAGCCCCGTATGATGTTGTCCTGCTGACCGGTGCAGTTGACGCGGTGACCGAAACACATCGCCTCCAGGTGTTACCGGGCGGCAAACTCTTTGCCATTGTTGGCCGGGCTCCGGTCATGCAGGGCCGTCTGTACACGCTGGATCATCAGGGCAACTGGTCGGATCGATTATTGTTTGAAACCAATCTTCCGCCATTAATTGACAAATTAAAACCCAAAGAATTTGTTTTCTAG
- a CDS encoding TolC family outer membrane protein: MKKKLLLCLTLVTGITQTVYATDLMDIYQQALENDPTFKEAYSTYMSSSEAIPQARAALYPQVTVGGTTGRNVQDVTTVTRIQETFNSNQWTVTASQAVFNYQAWSRVQQAKASVKAAQATFNDAAQDLIVRTAKAYFDVLFAKDTLNFAEAKKRANKRQLEQAEQRFKVGLDAITSVYEAKAAYDQSVAEVISARNNQINQNENLRKLTNHVYEFLAPLRDSRIPLIRPEPDNVDEWVDTGLKQNYRLFSAKFGLQAAHENIRANAAGAWPTLAIQSNALQTHNSGGSTSFFVPQRQTTANVALALNFPVFQGGLVQSQTRQAQYDYQTSSEQLEQTYRDVVVNSRIAFNTIVDGISKVKADRQTVISQQNSLESTEAQFQVGTRTMVDVVNAQQRLFEAQEQLARDQYNLINAMLQLKYLAGTLNVNDLEEINSWLSTPRVAGFPPSQTVPDTHH; the protein is encoded by the coding sequence ATGAAGAAAAAATTACTTTTATGCTTGACGTTGGTTACCGGTATCACTCAAACCGTTTACGCCACGGATTTGATGGATATCTACCAGCAGGCTCTGGAGAATGATCCAACCTTTAAAGAAGCATACAGTACTTACATGTCCAGCAGCGAGGCCATTCCGCAGGCACGCGCCGCGCTGTATCCTCAGGTGACCGTTGGCGGCACAACGGGCCGAAACGTTCAGGATGTGACGACCGTGACCCGCATTCAGGAAACCTTTAACAGCAATCAATGGACGGTAACCGCCTCCCAGGCGGTATTCAATTATCAGGCCTGGTCGCGTGTGCAGCAGGCCAAAGCGTCTGTTAAAGCAGCGCAGGCCACGTTTAATGATGCAGCTCAAGACCTGATTGTACGTACGGCCAAAGCCTATTTTGATGTTCTGTTTGCCAAGGACACGCTGAATTTTGCTGAAGCCAAAAAACGCGCCAACAAACGCCAGCTTGAGCAGGCGGAGCAACGGTTTAAAGTCGGTCTCGATGCCATTACCTCCGTCTATGAAGCGAAAGCCGCTTACGACCAATCCGTCGCCGAAGTCATTTCCGCACGCAACAATCAGATCAATCAGAACGAGAATCTACGAAAATTAACCAACCACGTGTACGAATTTTTAGCCCCTCTGCGTGACAGCCGTATTCCATTAATAAGACCGGAACCGGACAATGTGGATGAATGGGTGGATACCGGCCTCAAACAGAATTACCGGCTCTTTTCTGCCAAATTCGGCCTACAGGCTGCCCATGAAAACATTCGGGCCAATGCAGCAGGCGCCTGGCCTACGCTCGCAATTCAGAGCAATGCCCTTCAAACCCATAACAGCGGCGGTTCAACGTCTTTCTTTGTGCCGCAACGCCAAACGACAGCCAATGTCGCCCTGGCACTGAATTTTCCAGTTTTTCAAGGTGGTCTTGTTCAATCGCAAACCCGTCAGGCTCAATACGATTATCAAACCTCGAGTGAGCAACTGGAGCAGACTTACCGTGACGTGGTGGTCAACAGCCGCATTGCTTTTAACACCATCGTCGATGGCATCAGCAAAGTGAAGGCTGACCGCCAGACTGTGATCTCTCAACAAAATTCGCTGGAAAGCACCGAAGCCCAATTCCAGGTAGGAACACGAACCATGGTGGACGTTGTTAACGCTCAACAACGCCTGTTTGAGGCTCAGGAGCAATTAGCCCGGGATCAATACAATCTGATTAATGCCATGCTGCAGCTTAAGTACCTGGCTGGCACGCTGAATGTAAATGATCTGGAGGAAATCAATTCCTGGCTCTCCACTCCCCGTGTTGCCGGCTTCCCACCGTCACAAACGGTTCCAGATACCCACCATTAG